The Panacibacter microcysteis genome includes a window with the following:
- a CDS encoding glycosyltransferase family 2 protein, whose product MEFDLTISIVLYKNPVEEITNLLNCITTTALKHKIIIVDNSPVNTYTDIVNRLDTEYYFSNKNLGPGRAQNFAIQKILGKSKYHLITNPDILFEHGTLENIYNFLENNPDIGQVMPKVFYSDGNIQRLCKLLPHPLDLISRRFFNYTHWAKQRNSEYELKTFNYDKILDTPNLSGCFMFLRTSCLEEVGGFDTRFFMYLEDFDFTRRLNKITRTVFYPGATVFHAHKKGSYKNIRLLYHHSISAIKYFNKWGWLYDKERGILNKKVLSQL is encoded by the coding sequence ATGGAATTTGATTTAACAATATCAATTGTATTGTATAAAAACCCGGTTGAAGAAATAACCAATTTGCTCAATTGTATAACTACAACAGCTTTAAAACATAAGATTATCATTGTAGATAATTCTCCGGTAAACACCTATACGGATATAGTTAATCGTTTAGATACCGAATATTATTTTTCTAACAAAAACCTTGGTCCCGGAAGAGCGCAAAACTTTGCTATTCAAAAGATCCTGGGAAAAAGCAAGTACCATCTTATCACCAATCCGGATATTCTTTTTGAGCATGGTACACTCGAGAATATATATAACTTCTTAGAAAATAATCCAGACATAGGCCAGGTGATGCCCAAGGTATTTTACAGCGATGGAAACATACAGCGGTTATGTAAATTGCTCCCCCATCCACTAGACCTCATAAGCAGGCGGTTTTTTAATTATACGCATTGGGCAAAACAGCGAAACAGTGAATATGAATTAAAAACCTTCAATTATGATAAAATATTAGATACCCCTAACCTGTCTGGTTGTTTTATGTTTTTAAGAACGTCTTGTTTAGAAGAGGTTGGAGGTTTTGATACAAGATTCTTTATGTATCTCGAAGACTTCGATTTTACTAGAAGATTAAACAAAATAACGAGAACAGTTTTTTATCCCGGCGCCACGGTATTTCATGCACATAAAAAAGGATCTTATAAAAATATCAGGCTCTTGTATCACCATAGCATTTCGGCTATTAAATATTTTAATAAGTGGGGTTGGTTATATGACAAAGAACGCGGCATCCTGAATAAAAAAGTGTTATCGCAACTGTAA
- a CDS encoding DUF1972 domain-containing protein, producing the protein MVKVAIIGTVGIPAKYGGFETLAQQLVENLNKDDIKYTVYCSGTAYKKSNRLKNYKNASLIYLPVDANGAWSILYDLIAILHALRKNNTLLVLGVSGLIFLPAIKLLWKKKNFVVHIDGLEWKREKWNKLAKAFLKFSEKIAVNYADITIADNLAIREYITKEYKKDSALIEYGADHVNTPHTVVKENYAFGVCRIEPENNVHIVLEAFSQMPDKRLIMVGNWNNSQYGLALRQRFDGYSNITMLDPIYEQEKLDVLRNSCMLYMHGHSAGGTNPSLVEAMYMGLPVAAYDVVYNRYTMENKGFYFSGPEELRSVVITITPHTLQQNALDMKCIAHKRYRWAVIAKKYEQLFTTK; encoded by the coding sequence ATGGTAAAGGTTGCAATTATTGGTACTGTTGGAATTCCGGCTAAATATGGTGGCTTTGAAACGCTTGCCCAACAACTGGTTGAAAATCTGAACAAAGATGATATTAAGTATACTGTTTATTGCAGCGGAACGGCATATAAAAAAAGTAACCGCTTAAAGAATTACAAAAATGCCAGCCTGATTTATTTACCTGTAGATGCAAATGGTGCGTGGAGTATATTATATGATCTCATCGCTATCCTGCACGCATTGCGTAAGAACAATACTTTACTAGTACTGGGTGTATCAGGTCTTATATTTCTGCCGGCGATAAAACTGTTATGGAAAAAGAAAAATTTTGTTGTTCATATTGACGGACTGGAATGGAAGCGGGAGAAGTGGAATAAATTGGCGAAAGCCTTTCTTAAGTTTTCTGAAAAGATTGCAGTCAATTACGCAGATATTACAATTGCAGATAATCTGGCAATCCGGGAATACATTACAAAAGAATACAAAAAAGATTCTGCACTAATTGAATATGGAGCCGATCATGTGAATACACCTCACACTGTTGTAAAAGAAAACTATGCTTTTGGAGTTTGCAGAATTGAACCGGAAAACAATGTACACATTGTCTTGGAAGCCTTCAGCCAAATGCCAGACAAACGCCTTATTATGGTAGGAAACTGGAACAACAGTCAATATGGTTTAGCACTCAGGCAGCGCTTTGACGGTTATAGTAATATAACAATGCTGGATCCCATTTATGAGCAGGAAAAGCTTGATGTACTAAGAAACAGCTGTATGCTTTATATGCATGGTCATTCGGCAGGCGGAACCAATCCTTCATTAGTGGAAGCAATGTACATGGGGCTGCCAGTAGCAGCTTACGATGTGGTGTATAACAGGTACACTATGGAAAATAAAGGCTTTTATTTTTCAGGGCCTGAAGAATTAAGAAGTGTTGTAATTACAATCACACCCCACACCCTTCAACAGAATGCCCTGGACATGAAATGCATTGCCCATAAAAGGTATAGGTGGGCGGTGATTGCAAAAAAATATGAGCAGCTGTTTACCACAAAATAA
- a CDS encoding glycosyltransferase family 4 protein yields MIVPAQGLLTEAIEKQPTDYRHVEVIVFNDMPLLYRGMGLQGGLSLMQKFIRFKKFIRRLKVDKQIQWAYINTLSCLVPLKAVKMCGVKSLVHIHEILENDRLLTRGINRYGLKWSDKIIAVSKPVNENLSEVATKAEKKKVVTVLNGISDMYLPQTEHRSQEQSKIVVTLFGRIKPEKGIWFFLDAVNELSPAFVERCAFHIIGSAAPGGEQMVTKLKEDIKGHRYASHISFQTFIPDIREKLNQTDIVVVPSLMRDPFPTTILEALSAAKPVIATKTGGAVQSVQDQVTGFLIDAGNTAAFSGAMQKLIESKNLRTTMGDAARKAFQQKFTNAIFAQNFMAEIESFELALQA; encoded by the coding sequence TTGATAGTACCTGCCCAGGGTTTGCTAACTGAAGCTATTGAGAAACAACCTACCGATTACCGACACGTTGAAGTGATTGTCTTCAATGATATGCCATTACTGTATAGGGGAATGGGGCTGCAGGGAGGATTAAGCTTAATGCAAAAATTTATACGCTTTAAAAAATTCATAAGGCGACTGAAGGTTGATAAACAAATACAATGGGCTTATATCAATACATTGTCTTGCCTGGTGCCGCTGAAGGCTGTGAAAATGTGCGGCGTTAAATCACTGGTTCATATTCACGAAATTCTGGAAAATGATAGGTTATTAACAAGAGGCATTAACCGGTACGGGCTCAAATGGTCAGATAAAATAATTGCCGTCTCTAAACCTGTAAATGAAAACCTTTCTGAAGTTGCTACGAAAGCTGAAAAAAAGAAAGTAGTAACGGTGCTTAATGGAATCAGTGACATGTATTTGCCACAAACAGAACACCGTTCCCAAGAGCAAAGCAAAATTGTTGTAACTCTTTTTGGTAGAATTAAACCGGAAAAAGGAATATGGTTTTTTCTGGATGCTGTTAATGAGCTCTCTCCTGCATTTGTTGAACGGTGCGCTTTTCATATTATAGGAAGTGCTGCACCCGGCGGTGAACAAATGGTAACAAAACTGAAAGAGGATATAAAAGGTCACAGATATGCATCACACATCAGTTTTCAAACCTTTATTCCGGATATAAGGGAGAAGCTAAACCAAACTGATATAGTGGTAGTGCCATCCCTGATGCGTGATCCATTTCCTACAACTATACTTGAGGCGTTGAGTGCTGCAAAACCAGTTATTGCTACCAAAACCGGGGGAGCTGTTCAGTCTGTGCAAGACCAGGTCACCGGTTTTTTAATTGATGCCGGAAATACTGCTGCGTTTTCAGGCGCAATGCAAAAGCTCATTGAATCAAAAAATTTACGCACAACGATGGGTGACGCGGCAAGAAAAGCATTTCAGCAGAAATTTACAAACGCCATTTTCGCGCAAAACTTCATGGCGGAAATAGAATCTTTTGAATTGGCATTGCAAGCCTGA
- a CDS encoding DUF4091 domain-containing protein: protein MLLKVRYIFTVLFFFTIQVCKGQHGYKEYERFGDLDTVAKPDMTKWALQQDEIIISAVNLNERVPYKKQPAQGKDAAILASAWKGENVSYELVVSTKRKINRLNVSITDFKSIDNKVKVIDREMCSVGYVHFVLADNSRGVCKKKEFDYEKVILPDIIDFNSSATSAEAFSNSPIWVKLRVPANTAAGRYKATITVSCDGQIFKKNLSLVVLNGKMPALSNRKFFLDLWQYPLAEADYYKVKPWSDEHFELLGQEIKQLSEAGQRVITTSFFWDVFNPAVRPADEMMIKVVKTKEAKWEYHFENFDRWVTFMMTHGIKKQITCFGIAPLNYRYYYFDESKSEVTYFSQAVNGTDYKNFWTNYLRAFEQHLKSRGWFEITTLGIDEKELSVLNSLIDFIKSVNPEWKISLTGKYFPEIEDKVYNYSVISNQQVPLEVLNSRKTKGFITTYYTSCWEIFPNTFVMSDPADATWLSWNAANRNMDGYLRYAYDYWGKNVLTDTRSNFASGDNFLVYPYGNSSIRFEMLIDGIEDYEKIEKKLQNNKTAKGQQRLEQRLAEFDFKKVNAQKSRYEQVIQARETLLK from the coding sequence ATGTTACTAAAAGTTCGTTACATATTTACTGTATTATTCTTCTTTACTATACAAGTTTGTAAGGGACAACATGGGTATAAAGAATATGAACGTTTTGGCGATCTTGATACGGTTGCAAAACCTGACATGACGAAATGGGCTTTGCAACAGGACGAAATCATAATATCGGCGGTAAATTTAAACGAAAGAGTACCATACAAGAAACAACCAGCACAGGGAAAAGATGCAGCTATATTGGCAAGTGCATGGAAAGGGGAAAACGTTAGTTACGAATTGGTAGTTAGCACCAAACGAAAAATTAACAGGCTAAATGTTTCCATAACGGATTTTAAAAGTATAGACAACAAGGTAAAGGTAATTGATAGGGAGATGTGCAGTGTTGGGTATGTTCATTTTGTTTTGGCAGACAATTCCAGGGGCGTATGCAAAAAGAAAGAGTTCGATTATGAAAAAGTAATTCTTCCGGACATTATTGATTTTAATTCATCTGCTACCAGTGCTGAAGCTTTTAGTAACAGCCCAATTTGGGTTAAACTTCGTGTACCGGCAAACACTGCCGCCGGAAGATATAAAGCAACGATTACTGTTTCATGTGATGGTCAGATCTTTAAGAAGAATCTTTCACTAGTCGTTCTTAACGGAAAAATGCCGGCACTTTCCAATAGGAAATTTTTTCTGGATCTCTGGCAATACCCGCTGGCAGAAGCAGATTATTACAAGGTTAAACCCTGGTCGGATGAGCATTTTGAATTACTTGGGCAGGAAATAAAACAGTTGTCTGAAGCAGGTCAGAGGGTGATTACTACAAGTTTTTTCTGGGATGTTTTCAATCCGGCGGTGCGGCCAGCAGATGAAATGATGATTAAAGTAGTTAAAACAAAAGAGGCAAAATGGGAATACCATTTTGAGAATTTTGACCGTTGGGTAACATTCATGATGACACATGGTATAAAAAAGCAAATCACCTGTTTTGGAATTGCTCCGCTTAATTACAGGTATTATTATTTTGACGAGTCAAAATCGGAGGTCACATATTTCTCGCAGGCAGTGAATGGAACAGATTATAAGAATTTCTGGACCAATTACCTGCGGGCATTTGAACAACATTTAAAAAGCAGGGGTTGGTTTGAAATTACCACTTTAGGTATAGATGAAAAGGAATTAAGTGTTTTAAACAGCTTAATTGATTTTATAAAGTCCGTAAATCCTGAATGGAAGATATCCCTTACCGGAAAGTATTTTCCTGAAATTGAGGATAAAGTATATAATTACTCCGTCATATCAAATCAACAGGTACCATTAGAGGTTTTAAACAGCCGTAAAACAAAAGGATTTATTACTACATACTATACCAGTTGTTGGGAAATATTTCCTAATACGTTTGTAATGTCTGACCCGGCAGATGCCACCTGGCTTAGCTGGAATGCGGCAAACAGGAATATGGACGGATACCTGAGATATGCTTATGATTATTGGGGTAAAAATGTTTTAACAGACACCAGGAGCAACTTTGCAAGTGGGGATAACTTCCTGGTATACCCGTACGGCAATAGTTCTATCCGTTTCGAAATGCTTATAGATGGAATAGAAGACTACGAAAAAATTGAAAAGAAACTACAAAACAACAAGACTGCAAAAGGACAACAGCGATTGGAGCAGCGCCTTGCCGAATTTGACTTTAAAAAAGTAAATGCTCAAAAATCGCGATACGAACAGGTGATACAGGCGAGGGAAACTTTATTAAAATAG